The Benincasa hispida cultivar B227 chromosome 9, ASM972705v1, whole genome shotgun sequence genome has a segment encoding these proteins:
- the LOC120087023 gene encoding short-chain dehydrogenase reductase 3b-like has protein sequence MSTMSNPTRRLHGKVSLITGAAKGIGEETARLFAANGAFVVVADIDDELGKIVVASIGVEQASFHHCDVRDEKQVEETVNYTVGKYGRLDVLVSNAGIVGTPSSILELNMSNFDNVISTNVRGVVATIKHVGQAMVKQNIRGSIICMASTTALIAMNISSMAYISSKHALLGVVRSSCGELGEYGIRVNCVSPHAVATGMISQCLNMEWSEIEEMVCSSASLKGVVLKTNHIAEAALFLASDESIYITGHNLVVDGGFTAVKSLM, from the exons ATGTCAACAATGTCTAACCCAACAAG GAGGCTGCATGGGAAGGTGAGTCTCATAACCGGAGCTGCCAAAGGCATCGGTGAGGAGACGGCGAGGCTATTTGCTGCCAATGGTGCTTTTGTTGTTGTAGCCGACATCGACGATGAACTAGGGAAGATAGTGGTTGCGTCCATCGGTGTTGAGCAGGCCAGCTTTCATCATTGTGATGTGAGAGACGAGAAGCAAGTTGAAGAAACGGTGAACTATACCGTCGGAAAATACGGCCGCCTCGATGTTCTTGTCAGCAATGCTGGCATTGTGGGCACTCCTTCTTCAATTCTAGAGCTCAACATGTCTAACTTCGACAATGTAATTTCGACTAACGTTCGGGGA GTGGTTGCGACCATCAAACATGTTGGACAAGCAATGGTTAAGCAAAATATACGGGGCTCAATCATCTGCATGGCGAGCACAACGGCTTTAATTGCCATGAACATATCATCAATGGCATACATAAGCTCAAAGCATGCTTTATTGGGGGTGGTGCGGTCGAGCTGTGGGGAGCTCGGGGAATACGGCATTAGGGTGAATTGTGTGTCACCACACGCGGTAGCGACAGGGATGATTAGCCAATGTTTGAATATGGAATGGAGTGAGATTGAAGAGATGGTTTGTTCATCGGCAAGCTTGAAGGGTGTGGTGTTGAAGACTAACCATATAGCTGAGGCTGCTTTGTTTCTTGCATCTGATGAATCAATTTATATTACTGGACACAACCTGGTCGTTGATGGAGGCTTCACCGCGGTCAAATCATTAATGTGA